In a single window of the Elaeis guineensis isolate ETL-2024a chromosome 4, EG11, whole genome shotgun sequence genome:
- the LOC105061527 gene encoding large ribosomal RNA subunit accumulation protein YCED homolog 2, chloroplastic: protein MAKSSHSISRLFSPISNQPGNTRRLGQILELPTCSHFETRAAAVSSRKDEVHQVNDFEKKSRKVSRAPRHLITISTSGVGWNSKWSCDYVFTLAELQLADLAEDGQKDAEVFISLSIQKHAGFGFSIEGRIITAFNRKCGCCFSSYCREINTTFDVWVLPSSKSSEFQLPEIGGSDPSVIYVTPGSEANIDSLIQDTIRLTASAKDICSESCEKPALIWQYSEGKRGYDQRWSRLLEIKNAI from the exons ATGGCCAAATCATCACACTCCATCTCAAGGCTCTTCAGTCCTATCTCCAATCAACCTGGCAATACCAGAAGACTAGGCCAAATCCTCGAACTGCCAACCTGCTCACATTTTGAGACCAGAGCTGCAGCTGTTTCTTCGCGTAAAGATGAAGTCCATCAGGTGAATG ATTTCGAAAAAAAATCACGTAAGGTTTCAAGAGCACCTCGCCATCTGATCACCATTTCAACATCAGGCGTGGGATGGAACAGTAAATGGAGCTGTGACTATGTATTCACCCTTGCAGAGCTTCAGTTAGCAGACCTGGCCGAAGATGGACAGAAGGATGCAGAGGTCTTTATTAGCCTTTCGATTCAGAAG CATGCAGGCTTTGGATTCTCTATTGAAGGGAGAATCATCACGGCCTTCAACAGAAAATGCGGTTGCTGCTTCTCATCATATTGTAGAGAG ATCAATACTACTTTTGATGTTTGGGTTCTACCTTCAAGCAAGAGCAGTGAGTTTCAGCTACCTGAAATTGGTGGAAGTGATCCATCT GTCATCTATGTTACTCCAGGGTCTGAAGCCAACATTGATTCACTAATCCAAGATACCATACGTTTAACAGCCTCAGCGAAG GATATCTGCTCAGAATCATGTGAGAAGCCTGCACTCATATGGCAAT ATTCTGAAGGAAAGAGGGGTTATGATCAGAGGTGGTCTAGGCTACTTGAGATAAAAAATGCAATCTAA